The segment TGCGCGtgaactggtatatatatatatatatatatatatatatatatatatatatatatatatatatatatatatatatatatatcattgataagatggccttgattaaggatTCAGTTCCCCGCTCCGTCTCGGCTAACAAAGAGTTGTGTCACTTGGTGTACATCTGAGCAATTCCGTAATCATTTCTGCGCTTATTTCGTAAAAGTCTTTCCTACACAGATGCGAGCTAAGAGGTCGTATGTACTTAATCCACCCTATGTAAACGTCATGATCAAACAGATGGTAATAGTTCAAACTTTTCAGTAAAATGGGAATAGATAATAAGAGGAACTGAGCTGCTATGGTCGCGAGAGCCAACATAGACTTCCAAAACAACGTTGCCCAAATCTCGAACGCACGGCAAACCTTGGAAGTTTACTGACTATTCACAggaacagacatatatatatatatatatatatatatatatatatatatatatatatatatatatatatatatatatccctggggataggggagaaagaatacttcccacgtattccctgcgtgtcgtagaaggcgactaaaagggaagggagcgggaggctggaaatcctcccctctccttttttttttttcccgaaagaaacagagaagggggccagatgaggatattccctcaaaggcccagtcctcatcctctattcttaacgctacctcgctaatgcgggaaatggcgattagtataaaaaaatatatatatacatatatatatatatatatatatatatatatatatatatatatatagtaaactaTCAACTTGTCAGGCTGTCTAGATATAGTGTATACGACCTGCAGCTATGTGTACGTACGGAAATTGCACAACAGTTGACTTTTACAGGAGCAAGACGCAAttttctcctcacaccacattcccCCACACATGATACACAACCACACTCCTTCACACAAACACAGCGACAGAGCGCGCCCAACACCCAAACCCCTACACTAAGGGATGATACTGCTAATACGGGTAGCATACAGAACATAAAATAAGTATGACAGTTGAAAACTTCCAAGATATGGGttaacacgagtgtataactccctctccgtacagcacaaataaggTAATTACACATCGTGCACCTATATCAACACACCCAACAATCTCTCATAGCAGTACACGCAccgtcaacaccacacacaccctcacactctcaAAAACCTACAGACCAACACTCGCACCTTAAGTTGCACACAGACATACCAGCGTCACACTTTCACTGCCTCCCACTACCCTCAAGTCACAATCTTCCCTTTCCTAAGTCTCCTCTAGTCGTCTGGGTGGTTGTTATAAACCCCTGTAGCTAGGTTCGTGTTCGCCATTAGTCCCTGAACTATGTAATCAAATCGATGGTTGTTATAAACCTCTATAGCTGCCTGGGTGATAAACTGTATTGACAAGAACCTGTAGTCGTCTGCGTGATTGTTGTTAACCTCAGTAGTCGACAGGAGATCTGTTGAAAACCAGTAATCATTTGGCTCGTTATTAAGAATTTTTGTAATCGTGTGAACGGTATATATCAACCGTTGAAGCTGTCCAGATACTCGTTATGAAAATCCATTGTCGCCGGTCAGATCTTTAAATATCAACGAGGCGTAGTCCTTTCCCAAGAACTGACCACACAACTGGCCTTTAcgacaaaaaatatcacatgcaATTGGAGTTATCTTGGACGGTCACTGACAACCAGATGACAGTATGACACGTTCAGTATTGTGGTCGGAAGCAAATGAAGGGGTCATAACTGGTTTAATCCAAAACGCCTTCCGGGGATCATTGAAATACATGGTATACCATGACAGGAACGTCATGCCTTTAGCGATAGACGGGTGTGGGTTGTCTAATCGAAAcgaaatgaaataaatgatagtTGGTAAAATTACTGGCCCGATTTTCCTGATATCTTATACACAGGTGATAGAACTCTCAAATTAAATTGAATAGGTTTTAAATAGTAAACATTTCCTACCGAATCTACGATCTCCCTTGGCGGCGCAATAGTATACGGTCCCTGGGCAGCCAGCGTCATTCAGAGAAGCTTCCTCACAATGGCTATCGAACTTTTGAACATAACCTACTCCCTTACTGCCACAACCTACTCGGGTTATGTTGGTTTAAATGAGTCAGAAAAACGGCACTGCTGACAATACTgactctaaataaaaaaaaaaagagaggatgaTAATCAACTGCACCAAAACACTACAAGGACAACTTGTCTTCAGCAAATCAATTTTTCAATTTACTATTCCCTACATGCGTTTATATTTCAGGCCATAATGGATGATACTGGAAATGTGATAGAGATCAAGTGGATCATCGTCGTGGTCACCTTGATGCCGAAGCATCATCATGCGGCCAACATCGAGGGCCTCAGTGCGACTAGGCTCACGCGTCCGTGCAAAAACTCGCATCATTCCTGTTACTCAAGCTTTATAGACGTAGAAAGTTCAAACAGCCTGGATTCCAGTTCTGTGATTAGCTTTCCTTTCTCAGAGTCTGGTGGAGGAATATGAAGACTCTGCTTCCTTGTGTTCCACCAATGTCATTCAGTTTGGTGAGCCGCAGTTGTTCGATGATCGGCCTGCTAGACTAGCGCAGCGCAGATTTACTCGCAAAAAGCTTTGCAAGatcttcaaaataaaaaaaaaaggtgaaactgAATTAGGGTCATCCTTGAAAGAGATCTTAACACCAGAGCTCGCTCAAATTACCGTAAACTCAGCGGTATTATTAAAGCCTCCTTAACTTGCGTGTGTGCACCACCAGTGTCGGCCTGGGCAGTCAGCTCTCAACCAAACTCAGGGGTCCATCCTCCCCGAGGGAgtggtcgacaaatgggtacctggcgcagGCTATGGTATATGATTATTATAGGATGCCTCTACAGCGAAAATGAGACGGATATAATAGAACATACCATTGCCCATGCcatctcgaatatatatatatatatatatatatatgtttcatactattcgccatttcccgcgttagcgaggtagctttaggaacagaggactgagcctttgagggaaatccccacttggcccccttctctgttccttcctttggaaaattaaaaacgagaggggaggatttccagcccgctcccttcccttttagtcgccttctacgacaagcatggaatacgtgggaagtattctttctcccctatccccaggaatgatatatatatatatatatatatatatatatatatatatatatatatatatatatatatatatatatatatatatatattcctgagtcaaGGTTTATCTAAACGTGCAGTACTGGTGTGTTTACTTCATGACGACGAGTTCTGTATACCATGAACGTAAGTAAGGCTGCATGACGAGGCTGTCATTTGATACATTCAAGTGTCTAGTCTGCAGTGGAGGAGCAGGACAGTGCTTTATCGAATCAGAAATTATCCTAACGTATAACTATTAACATCTACTGTAAACAATCATGATAAAGAGTATGACGacgacatgtatgtatataatcaaAACAAACGTTGCATACAGAGTGTATTACTTAATACAGTATGGACTACATGTATCAGTAATGACGTAGGAGAGAACAGAGAACAATTGGAAAGATATCTACATGCGGTAGTGGGAGAGGATCCCTGGAACGCAACCAATAAACATATAAACGATATAATCTACGCGGAATAAACTCTTTAATCACATCCAGCTATTATAAGCATTAATTCGATATTGCAACATACAGGCCAGAACGTTCACCTTCCTCAGAACTTTCGAATAATGAATTAATTACCTTGATCCTGTGAAAGATATATGCTTTCGAGTAGATGACTCGATGTATAATTTAGAAAAACATTCTATAAACAGGAGAAAGCGCCATTTCGTctgaattaaaaaataaaaaatgaagagaaaacttTAAGTATCACTTGGCAGTCCAGTTATGTGGGCGACGTATAACATTTTCTGAACCTGGACCAGGCTGTCCAGCGTCTGAGAGGAGAATGAAAGTCGCTCCTCCCAAGGGTATGGAAAGGCAGGAGCGGAGTGAGGCCTAGCTGTGCGTACTGTATGATGTACTAACTtacattctttttcttcgtcttaACTATATTGTCGCACGAGTGAAGCGCCTACTATCACAAACACAACAGGAAGTTTTGCTTTGTGATATAGTTTTTATGATTTTCTCTCGTGTTGTCATACCCAACGAACTTTTCTGAATATCGCTtccttttgaagaaaaagtaaaggaaaattcTCGGACCACGCGCAGAAAACCCACACAATCAAAGCTAAAAATAATTTCGAAATGCATCATAAGATCATGATAGGGAATCCGATAATGATAACTACATAGGATCCGATACGATCGTCAGAAGGATAAGGAagataatttttcttcatttaaggAACTATCAACAACTGTTGTGTGGACCGCCATAGATCATGATCACCTCGCACTAACTACACCTTAACACTTTGCCGCCAAACCTCAGGACATAAAAGTGAAAGGGAATAACTTTCACATGCTTATCAGAAGCGCTCAAGTTGACACCCTCgcaaggtaggtaggtggggttCCTGCCATGCCCACCTctcacattcagctgctcccataccTAACTCTTAATGTTGTTATagctatgataatgattattattattattattattattatcatcattattattattattattgtcattatcatacacTTTCGCCATTTTacgagttatcattatcatctaagccattatttttctttttcattatcagtactatgttttttttcacaattgttcaccatttctcgtgtcagcgaagtagcgctgtTTATATAAACAGACCAATaaaaggccatatttgctcaAATCTATTATCCAGAATACCCTTCCGCCGTGTCCACTGGCTGCTAtgtataccttggttcagtccactgaaagcacgtctcCGCCTTTATACTTCATCTTCCAATTAACGCACCGAGCTATCAAAATCATATTCGCCCCATTCCTTCATTTTCAATTGGTTCtcccactatcatcattatcactactatcATTAACCGCGCTCACAACTGGCAATAACTGACTCCGCATTCTTGGTCGCCATGGTCAACCTTGTATCTATCCTCTACGACCTCAGATTTCCCTGGTTCTTGGCCTAACCTTACACCATcattgtcaaactttcctcagcTAAGACCCAATCATTTCCACCCTGGTTGCCTCACGCGTTTTTCAGCGCTTGCCTGCGGGCCTGCAGCTGGCTAGTTATGAGCTGTTCTGCAGGACGTGTTTTAGTCTTGCCCGAGTTTCAGCACCGCCTGAAGTGTAATGATACACGATCAGAGGATTGATACTGCGACGAGATGTGCGTGTGTCGCCATTACTATTATTTACGTCACGACTCTAGAGCATCTAGGATTTCACTGCGTGAGAGTAGTGGGTCAATATCACTATGCTAGTTTCTACTCGTACATCTACTGCTTTCTTAACCAATGCCCATCATGATGATCCTTCACGTAAAGATTGTACCCTACAACACAATAAACATTATCAAATCTAAAATGATATTACGCATTAACATCTTAAAGACGACGTTACGAACACTGGGTATAATaacttggcctttgacccgatTCTCAAGTCAGGTCACACGTCATACCATCATGCGTTAGGGGTCATACCGTAGTGCTTATTGGGTTAAGAAACAGCTTTCTGTAAACCTCTATTTACACTCCCTTCTCAACAAAGCTTCCTGGGTAAAAGTAAACTTTTTCACGATATTGCTAATCATCCAATGTTCTCAAGTTCCTGAATTCGTAAGAAATTGATGAAGATGACTTTCACATCAGGCGCACAGATCATCATCGGTGAGTCAGTCAATAATCGAATTCTTACTCTTGTAAACCTGTTTGCAACCCTGGTGGACTGCTGTAGAAGGCTGGcgttgtaacaatatatatatatatatatatatatatatatatatatatatatatatatatatatatatatgtgtgtgtgtgtgtgtgtgtttagagaatTTGGCTGTCATGTGAGCCGTCCGTCCTGTTATGTAACAAGGATTCTGTACTCTCACtggtggaagagggaaggagggatgggagcTGGTAAAAATGCACAGTACTTATAAAACTTGGTCGTTCGTCTTCCATCATGACCAACAGCCTCCTCACTACACCACCTGTACTGCTCCTTCAGCTCTGCctcatccaaacccacctcctcctccacccagttGTTCCTGGTGACCCGACTTCCTCCACTGATGGTGCTACGGTGACCTGCCTCTCCTGAAGTGGTGCTGGAGTGACTCGGCTGTGCCATCCTTGGTTAAGATATATAGTGGCCTTCGCCACTGGTGGTGAAGCTGTACAGTGACTTGCAGTTTATAAAGCCATATAGTTCCCGAGTCTGCCGTGGGCTGCTTGATGAGGCTGTATGACGGTCACAACACttgtcacatccatacacgagggAAGATGGGGTGGTTAATTctgagaaagaaaagggaaagtggagGGATGGAACATAGGGCTGGAAGTGGGCGCTTCTCAGAAAGTGCGTCCGCAGGTCAGCAGCTCCACTCAACCACGACAGCCGCTACTCTGAGGTAGCCACGGGGCATTCCTTGCTCACTGACCTGCACTCCGCCACGGCTCTGCAAGTCCTTGTGACGTGTGTAGTGCGTGTCCTACGTCGTAACAACAGCGTCCTTGATATACGTTTTGCTCATTTCCCTAAAGCGTCCCACAGAACAtcatgaatagaaatggtgatgCACGAAACCTCCTGGTGAGGTACGAGGGTAACGAGATGTTCTGGGTGCGCGTCGCACTAATCACCACATAGGTCATGGTCATCTGCTGGGTGATGATTACGACTGTACCATGAGGAAGGGAAGGGCCGAGGTACGCGTTACCAGGCGGGTTGGTACCACAAGGTACAGTACCGCCCGTCTCGGAGGAGAAAAATGGAGACGAGGGTTGTGGGTTTTATCCTGATTACCAATGTTTATCATTTGAGTTAACAGTGTGGTGGCGAGATGAGTctacaggttctctctctcttcatcaaaccaaaTCCCTCAACTTCGTCAGCAACGATTGTCTCCTGCAGTCACAGTTCTCACAAGTGTACCTGTCTACAAGGGGTGGTTGTGGACGTCGTTGCTTTTCTCActgtggtggcggctgtggcTACCTCTCACTAATCGACCTCTTTCACTGTGGTAAGGACTTTGTATAGTACTGTGGAGTACACTTGACTGACCTCCTCCCATTTCTTGCTTCCAGAAGGTGGCTCTCGTTTACAACTTTCTTGTGAATGATTCTGAAGTTTATAGAAACTAACTCTGAAAGCCAGCCACCAATGATGGAACAATTCATCCGGTATGtttatatcaaaatatatcttGTATTGCAAGCCTCGACTCAACTGTATGTATCTAACAATTGCTATGCGACATTCTATGACGAGCTTCAATAAACTTCTTGTTAATGAAATAATCGGATACCAAACTTCTGACATGACTTTTGTGGGTGTACAGTTTGCTTTTTCTAACACCTTTAAATTCACTTGAATTGAAACGCTTTTTTGTATCCTTCTCTGTTGACACTTAAAAAAATAGTCTTTGCACTTTTGTCCACATACACTCGAATTTCACATgtacaatatctatctatctgtctattgacTTATTACAAGAGGCTAACGTATCAGTTTACTGCTGGGTTCCCCAGTGCTCACTAGTTCTAATGCTTGTAGGAGGGTTTGTTGTGGGCGATGACACCTCACCCGTCAGATCAAGCACACCGCTGGGTCTTTTCGAACGCGTTAGTtgcaaagatgatgatgaaatagtTTTGGGCGAAAGTAGAAAAGGAAATAGACAATCTAAGGAGGAAAGTCTGTAAAACTTTTAACTACGGACACACAAATGACGTCACACATAAATAATTGCTATAAAGACCTCGttgatatatcatatatccatCGTCATGTGAGAGGCCTGCTGTATTATGTACTGGAGTGTTGTGTGAGGTTCTCCACTGGCTATTGACACATTTTTTCTTGCTTCATCTTCCCAAAACATCAGTTGGATAATCGTCGCTCATGGTGAGTGTTTGCGCTGTGGAGAGAGTCGTTGGGGGACGAGTCTGGTGATTTTGGAAACCATCATATAATCTGGTTTGGTTTCTAAAACTAGAATAAGTGCGGACACCGCCATGCTTCCTGCACCTTAACTTTCTAACTCTCACCAGTTCCTTCAGTGCTTTCTATCACTTACTCTGGACCTTCCAGTTCTCGCCAGATGTGACTTGGTCGTCGTGTGGGAGACAAGATTCTCCAGGTACCTGAGGATCGTCAGGTTCAACCTCCCGAACCTGATCGTCACACGTGTTGCAACGTAACCCCACAACCTCCTACAGGTCAATACAGGAGCGCCATTGTCTCTTAATGTAAAACATTATAGTACTTAAACATTATCATCCCTGCTTTCTTGCAGTGTCGTCGCGTCGTCCAGTGTTCTCTCTCCCTACCAGGTGCGGTCTGGTAGCGTCGTCCAGTGTTCTCTCTTCCTACCAGGTGCGATCTGGTAGCGTCATCCAGTATTCTCTCCTATTACGTATAACTGGTTCGCTTTCCTGACGGCTCTCCTCACATGCCGTTCTGGGGTCATATTCAACATGATACCAACCCCAGCCAGTGCTTGCTACCTCATTACTGACAACCCCAAAGACAACGAAAAACAACTGGGTTGGTTGCAACCTCACCCTTATGCACGAGACTCGAACCTTGGCTCGTACGTGTCGCTGGTGTGCGTCCACGTTCATCACTGCGAGTGTTTGGATGTAATACAATTCCCACATGTGGGAAGACAATTTCTTTATTACAACATTCAACTTATCAAACAGCCGTAGCGGTCTTGTGTGTGCACTAGTGCAGGAAAAGGATTACTGTGTCGTCTGTCTTCCCACGGTGTGACGGTAGCGACTCGCGTGACAACCGCTATCTGTTGAGCGTAAGCGGCACTAACCTAGCAGCCTCCACACTAACCTAGCAGCCTCCACACTAACCTAGCAGCCTCCACACTAACCTAGCAGCCTGCACACTAACCTAACAGCCTCCAAGCTAACCTAGCAGCCTCCACACTAGCCTAACAGTCTCCACGCTAACCTAGCAGCCTCCACGCTAACCTAGCAGCTTCCACACAACTATGCCGACGAGAACATGACGCTTCCCCGGGTTAAATGGTCGCTATGGGAAACGTTACATCATACGTTTGAGGACTATAACAGGAGCATTATCAAGTAAcggttagcgttattgaccatgtAGGTCCTGTAATGATTACAGGATTAAAAATGATTCATATATCGTATCTGTCGGCAAGAGGAAAAACAGACATGTAAGACAACGATGAGAAAAACTAGACACTGAAACCTGGAGAAGAGTGCAGatatggaacacccttggttcccatGGAGACTAAGACCACTTTGAGAAGTTCCAACCATCCATCGATGTACTACATAATGAACCATGGCTCAGCGCTGCTCATTCCTTTTACCGGATTAAATAGGAacagcatcactacacacacacacacctttgaagCGGGAGTATAAAAAAGTCACACAAAATACGTTGTCAGTAAAACAAAACATGTCTGAAACTACACCTGACACCCGTCTCATACACCTGTGTACTCGGTCACACTTATTTCCCTTTCAAATtattccttcccctgtcccacctttccttcctctctaACTAGCATCTTAAAAAGCGGTTAGTGTTACATTTTGCCTGCCACAATCTTTATCAATAAAATTTCATTTAACGATGTCATCCATCTTGACCGGCCTCATCTATAATTATGTGAACCTCGGAAAACTATGAAGTTAGTCACTGTTCAAACTGCGAGCAAGCAGTTTGTACACAGTCAACCCGGGAATTTCCCCTTCTCTGACGTGTATTCATAACGTCGTGTGAACAAGTTGAACGACTTATTCTAAGTTCATCATAACACATTTCCTATGTTTAGTCTTCAAAGTTTCCTCAGAGGCGACTCCATTACCATATTACTTCACCATGTTTTCTATGTCACTATTAACCCTCGTCTCCGTACCACAGGTCTCTGCAGTGATAGTTGTCGTGACGGCGGATGTGTCGCCAGACGTGACCTTACCCAGGGACCTGATCACACACGACCCGTTACGTAGCCTAGTCAAGTCTGACGCCTCACCGGTCGACGGCGACAGTATTTTCAAAGACAACGTCGTTCCCGCCCGCCTCGTCTCCAAGAGCTCACATTCCATCAAGCCTGACGGACAGCTGCTCGTCCACTCCCCTGTCGACCTCCCGTCCACTCATGGCAAGGACGGTCACGTCACCCAGATCGTTGAGCAGCTTGCCCCCCATCACATAAACCTTCCTGCCATCAACATCATCGACCCCCCTGGCGTCCACGCCGCCCCCCAGCACGCAGGGCAACCTGGCGTCCATGCCGCCTCCCAGCAACAAGGCCATAATGTCGTCCATGCCGCCCCCCAGCACGCAGGGCAGCCTGGCGTCCATGCTGCCCCCCAGCAGCAAGGCCCTAATGTCGTCCATGCTGCCCCCCAGCAACCAGGTCATAATGTCGTCCATGCCGCCCCTGACCACGCAGGCCATCCTGGCATCCACGCCGCCCTACAGCACGCAGGGCAACATGTCCCCCACGATGTGAACCAGCCTGCCATCAACATCATCGACCCCCCAGATATTCATCTCCCTCCCGAGCAGGCAAGCCATGTCGTCAGTCCCGCACCCCAGCACGTAAGTCACCCTGGCATCACCATTATCGACCCCCCTGCACCCCCCCAGCACGTGGACCACTCTGCTATCAACGTCATCGATCCTCCTGCAGTCCATCAAGCCCCTAGTCCCGCAGACCACCCTGCCGCTcatccctcaccccagcccttcATTCACCCTGCTGGCCAACCAGCCCCTCAGCCCTTCATTCACCCTGCCGGCCATCCCGCTCCCGACCCTGCCGCTCACTCCGCCCCTcagtccttccctcaccctaccgGCCCTCCGCAACCGGACCTGCCGCTCTCCAGCCTGCACCAGCTGGGATACAATCCTTTCGTCTACAAACATCCGTACCCGGAGTCAGGCGGCCACTTTCCCAAAGACGGGTAGGTTCCTCGTTAACAACATTTACTCCCACTCCTCTGGAAACAGCTCTAATTTCACTGTTGGTTGATGCCGTAACAACGGTatctgctcagattttcagcagTAACAATTGTaattgctcatattttcaacaacAGTAAGTGGTCATATTTTATGAGTAACAACAGTAAGTGGTCACATTTTCAGAAATACGTTAGTTAATTAATCTATGGTATTTACCTACTTAATCTATACTAACAACAATAATGTTCTATAatgttaatatattttctttcccagCTTCCCACAGCAATGAATTTCTAAATAATAATCGATGTTATGCTGGTTGCCTTAACACTACACACACGTCAGGTGTCGCTTCTGTGATGACTTAACAACCTACCAAGTATCAAATGATTTAACATGTGTACCTACATATCTACTTGTTTCTGGTAATATCAGAGTCTCTCCTGCGGTGATGTGGAATTTCgatgtgatgatcatgatcatttaATTCTAAATTCAGTTAGAAAAATGAATCAAAACCTTTCACAGCACCATAACACTATTGTCAGGTTAAACTATGAATTAACACATCACAGAATGGCTGTCATATCTCAAAGTTTGGGTTATTTGCAACTAATAAGAGAGAGCAACGGACATCTTTACCACTCAGAAACGAGTGGTAAACATGGCTCCTCCGCCAACGATCATTGCTACACACACAACCTACGTATCTATAGCTAACTAGAGTTCCATACCTCGTTCACGGCAGTAATGTTACGCTCCCAAGCTCAGTATATCCAGCCAACGTCCACAGGAAATACAGAAACGATCACAAATCACTGTCACTCCTCCGTCAACAAAGCAGCAGCTATCGATAGCACGTCACACACCCGACTCAGTTCCGTAGGTTCAGAATGACAGTTCGACTCCTTATAATGAAGCATCGAACCTCAAGTGATGTGAACCAGCTTGGGTGAAAACTGGGTCCGGACTGGTCGAAGTAGTTTCATTCTAGATTATACTAATTTGTTTCACAGCTCCAATGACAAAGGAACATCTGAAATTAGATTACATATTGTTCTAGTGAGGATAAAGTGTTGCAAGAGTGAACATAAATAGGATTGACTGGATTTCAAATTTaccgccacaacaccactgtcatCAGAAAAGGTGGAGCCATCTAGTGGTCAAAGTTGAAACCTTATATACACTATGatctttatgattattattattattattattatcattattattttatcattatcacatgACCACAGGAGCTTCTGCAGTTCCAGCTGCGCTACACTCGGCAGCAGAGACAAGATGGAATTTTTTCATGTAAGCCTCGTCAAAGCTGACTATTCACTCCCGGTGTACCATCAagtgggcggagtccggtaacacccaccagACACCACAGTTCGCCTGCCTTGtgttacatcgcgagtgaaaaatcactttcgtcgaggctgtatcactgctTGTTGACGAAAGGGATCACACTgttgttgaagaacttctcacttgaaaggagtccatatttccctgctaaaggaagtagcgcagccatgaagctgcaggagttcctGGAAAAGGGATCCTGGAGTCCAATCAGCACTGTCATAAGAAGGTGGTCCTGGTCAAATCATAAATGATACATGAAATTTAATGAACCTACCGTGTTCCATGATGCATAAATCGCACTTCCTATCTGTGCAATgcctccctttccatggtttaccttacatGATTATCCTACAGTTTTCCCACCATGCAATAGAGTCATGCAATCCGTCATCACATGATGTAAGACGAGCGGCTAACTTGATCTGTCAGCTGGGCATGTCATGACCACTTGTCTTTGCCTTTATATACGTCTTTGCTTGCTGCCTTAATGTAAAATTATTCT is part of the Panulirus ornatus isolate Po-2019 chromosome 67, ASM3632096v1, whole genome shotgun sequence genome and harbors:
- the LOC139747000 gene encoding uncharacterized protein; its protein translation is MARWASLLHTVSAVIVVVTADVSPDVTLPRDLITHDPLRSLVKSDASPVDGDSIFKDNVVPARLVSKSSHSIKPDGQLLVHSPVDLPSTHGKDGHVTQIVEQLAPHHINLPAINIIDPPGVHAAPQHAGQPGVHAASQQQGHNVVHAAPQHAGQPGVHAAPQQQGPNVVHAAPQQPGHNVVHAAPDHAGHPGIHAALQHAGQHVPHDVNQPAINIIDPPDIHLPPEQASHVVSPAPQHVSHPGITIIDPPAPPQHVDHSAINVIDPPAVHQAPSPADHPAAHPSPQPFIHPAGQPAPQPFIHPAGHPAPDPAAHSAPQSFPHPTGPPQPDLPLSSLHQLGYNPFVYKHPYPESGGHFPKDGYNVVEELDGLHGGSTTPHFPSDGYDLDPYFDNFPGFGYFSSVPNYDDQHGLVRGLDHNQHLQSRTQRVIDNGPPLSRGDVEDESYRKHIPRQDKSLDASLIIEENTAVQKPPLLSRVPRKVPTAARFMTSPGEPNLPQDRVASNKPEYL